From the genome of Setaria viridis chromosome 1, Setaria_viridis_v4.0, whole genome shotgun sequence:
CTCGTAGATCCCAGCTATAGTTCTCCCTTTAGCCACAAAATAAAGCATCGGAAATGTGCATtaaacaaaagaagaagaaatataaATACACGAGTGACAAAGTTGCACACGTACATATGCAGTATGCCTGCAATTTTTGATTTAAATGAACTCAAGGGGCCATATCTCATGGGTTAGAGTGATATATATGCAGGGCTTATTCAACATATCAACAACGAGtcattgaagaaaaaaaaaaggtgtgaACAATAGTAAGTACCTTGATATCTTCTCTGGGAATTCCCCTAGATGGTGCAATTGGGTCATTATCCGCCTGCACATAATTAAATTATTATTGAAGTTTATAACATAAAAGACATAATTTTACTTTCACAATGCATCAAATAGACAAATTCACCATTGAAATGGTTAATTCTCCTCCTTGCTACAAAATATTATCATGCCCACTGCTTTGTAGAGTTATGAGGACAATTTTACCATAAAGTCAACGAACTTTATATCAATCAGGCTTCTAAATATGCAAGACAGGTTTCTCAAGGTTTTATTTCAATGGTAGAACCAAAAGGACATAAATTATTTCGTTCAAAAAAAGGACATAAATTAAACTGCACTGCAATATTCTTAATTCATATAGTTTAATAACTTTGAAAATTTAAGTTGTAGTACTAAGTTAATCACATGATCTTAAACTAAGCAATGAAGTAGCTCTGACACTTAATTCACTGTATCTGCTGCTCTTAATGTAATATTGCCTAGTGAGGCACACAAAATTGAAAGAGTGAACGTTTCACCTGTATGCATAATAAGGGTATGCAAACATTCTTGATGGAATCAGAGCTGCTTGAATTGGAGTAATAATCATCCACTGACTTGAAACCAAAAGAAACTGCAAAATGAAAATGATTAGAGTGTGCTTTGAGTGTGGGGCTGAGCATAGGGAAATTAAAGAAATTACAAATGCTAAAGTTCAGGTAGATGCTGCTGCAAACCTCGGGTTAGCCCCTCATCAAAATCTCTAACAGTCTTTGCATTAGCTGCTTTGGGTATATCATATTCACCCTCCATATCTTCGAAAAGGAGTGCATGCCTAAAATTTGATCAAGCCCCTAAAGATCAGCTGTTAGAATTCATAAAAGTAGTGCAAATGTCAAATGTCATCAAGATTTGAGGAGACGTGAACAAAATTTGTACTTCTTAAATATAGTTCTGAGAGCATTTGCCAATGCTCTATCATAGACGTTATTAAACCCTTTGTGGAAATCTTCATCGGCAATTACCAAGTTAAATGGATTGCACAAGGAGACTGCACCAGATAAAGGGCACTTATCAGTTTCCTGAAAAAATAAGCATAGAAAGGTAAGTTAGATGGTGGCAATAGATATTTGCGATCCAACCTACATAGTTCTATGCAGAATGAATAAGAGAAAACACAGAGAAGTATCAGGGGACAAAAAGGGGCTGATGCATATGAGAGAGAACTATCAATCTTTTTCCGTTATGCTCTAAGCAAATAAGTGCATATGTGAGTTAACTATTAATCATTTTTCAAGAAAGATGTGCATGATGCATAGAACTTCAAGTGGAACTGAAATCTTGTAAATATGACAATGCAAAGACTTGTTGTAGACTGCTTAACAGTGGGCGAAGAACTCACCTCGCCAAGGTAGCGCACAAGAATATTTGCTCCAAGAGACCAACCAACAGCATAGACATTAGATTGGGGATAGCGGCCCAAAACAAGATCAATTACTTGGCGGAGATCCCCAGTAAATGAAGCAGAATAGAACTGTGATAACAGAAGTGTCAGTCAATATATGTTGAAAAAACATAAAGTTATAATAGAGTTTCAGGCCTCCTTTGTTTGATTTGCTACTTTCCTCAAGAAAGTTTATCCATTGGAGTTTGAGCCAAGGCCCTATTGTAATAGATGCTGATTAACAATATGCATATTGCCGCTTTATTGTTATGCATCATGGTGGAGCTTAGAATGTTATGTCAGCCAAATAGGTTCAACAACATAAGGTGGCCTATTTTACTAGGGTAGTGAGTAGCCACAAAATGGAACATAACCCTTCAATATTGAGCTAGAAAGTAAGTTGCTGTTAATCATACAATTCAGTGtcatttatcatttttctacttttCAGTTTGAAACCCCCATTCTGCCAGGTTTTATGGTAAGTTAGTTCACTCCCCATGTAGTTTCTAGCTTCACCCCCAACCATCAGCAAAAGAGCACACAGAAGCAATGAAGTATAGACTACAATTATCACACCTGAACACCAGATGCAGGCCCAAAAAATATTTGGATAAGCTTGCATATATGAACTGGGGCAAACCTGCTTGCAGGTCACAAAGGACATGATCAAGTTAGGAAGATGGTGTCCACTTTCCATTTCTGTCTAGCCAGAATGAAATGAGTGTATTTACAAAGGTTCGATAATCAATTTATATTGGCTGATAGTTTTCGCCTCATTCAATCAAACCATGTAAATGAGATCTGAACACTTCTCCTACACTAGTACCGAAAGGAAAGACATGGTCCATGCATACCTTCCATTTGATGTATGGATTATGGGAGCTACATGTAAGCTTACCATACTAGTAAAAAAGGATAAATATTTGAAGTACCTGGGGTGTAGTCACAGGACTGTCTGCACATCCCCGGCTATTAAATACCACAACACGCCATCCCTTGCTTCTAGCTCTCATAAGCATATGCCTTACATACGTATCATCACTTCCTCCTGTTAGACCAGGCTGCAAAGGCATAGAACTTACATTAGGCTACAAGCTAAACGAAAATGACAAGAGAACTTTTCAGCCACATCCTTTTGCTTGCTTCAGGAGAAAGTTATCTTTGGATCATTTAATTTCATTTGTATCTTATAATGAAATATAATCATAACTCAGTTCCAAACAATTATGGCAAGTAGTATCCTCATGTCCTTAACAGGAAGAAACCTGCTGCTAATATGCTAAGACTCCACATTAGAAACAGACTATGCAATTGGAACCTAATGAACCTATTAGATCATTGCAGTACTACATTTTCAGATCCATATTTCCATGTACTACAGCAGTAGAGCATGTCAGCATCCTATTTCAGTGAATAACCTAAACATATACAAACTATGTCAAAATTACTCAAAATTAAACTGTTACTGATTTGCTTGATGATACTCAATACTATCATTGTACGGCAACAGCAACATCAGATGTCAACTAAGTCATCGCTAACATACTAGGCATGAGCTGTCTGATAGATAGATATAATCATAAACCCCGCAACCTCCTTTTACACCCCTCAAATGAAATGTGCAGTGGATCTTTTGCAGCCCCTTCCACAAAATATACCCTCACCACAGAGAAATATTGGCTTTAGCTACATTACGCGTTACTGTTGATTTAAAAGTATGTGCCCATTTGTAGCTCTTCAAAAGCTCGTTAGCTCAATTCCAAATGATCCTAGTCTAAATCACAGACGCCATTTGTTGGCGCATAGCAGAgtgtcctgggctcctggcgcACTTCCAGTGTGTCCAGTGAGGCAATGCGCAACGACGCGAGCGGGTAAGGAGGACCGTACCAAGAGTATGAGCACCGGCGCATCCCTCGGGAGCGTGCGGTCGTCGCCGCAGACCCAGTCGAGCgcgacggcgccgtcgtcggGGGCGCGGAGGCACTCACGCCGCAGCTTGACGGCGGGGAGCGACCGCGTGAACGCGGCGAAGATGGTCTCGACGTGCCGGTTCGACGCGAGCACGGGGAAGGCGCGGTACGGGGCGCGGAGGCTGGCGAAGCCGGAGAGGAGGCCCCGGCGCGCCCCCGCGATCTCGAGGGTCGAGTGCGGGAGCGGGGGCGCCTGGGCGTCCTCCCCGGCGCCGGAGCTCGGGttcggggcggaggcggcggtggaggacatggcggcggcgggtaggagggagcggaggcgaggggcgaagcggcgggtgGAGGCGACGAATGGGGATggcgtgggcgcggcggcggccatcgggTTCGTTTCCTCTGTCCACTCGGACTCCTCTGCTTTTCGAGCTGTCTCGTGACTTCGTGAGTGTGTGGGACAGGTAGGAGCCATGAGGATTGGTGATTGGGTCATCGCCACGTGGCAGAAGATAGAGGTGCTGTGGGTTTGGCGACCTCCATATTCCATAAGTGAAACGAAGGAAAGGGATGGAGTCATATGTCTCGGAGCATGTCACGCATATGGAACATGTCACAGGGAACGTGTCACGAACATGAAATCTGACTCACGCTAGGGTGCACATTTTGTTCGTGACATGGAGTCAAGACTCACGCTAGGCTGCGCCTGCGCATTTATTTCGTGACATGCTGCTCGTGGGCTCGCCGAAGCCGAACCGgcgttttcatttttttatccaTCATACCTTTTTTTGAGCTCGAGTGTAGCATTGCAAATTGGCCATTTAGATTCGAGCTTCTGTCGCGAAATGAACACTGCCTTCCAACCTAGTCTCACGGATGCGTTCACAGAAGTAAAAAAACTGAGTGTACGTtcatttgtttgagcttttgaGTTTGTGTATTCTTTACAGCAAAATATAACTAGTTCTGCATATATTTCCACATGGCTCGCTATAGCTACAAACAGCTCAAATAAAATGTTG
Proteins encoded in this window:
- the LOC117839217 gene encoding embryogenesis-associated protein EMB8, producing MTQSPILMAPTCPTHSRSHETARKAEESEWTEETNPMAAAAPTPSPFVASTRRFAPRLRSLLPAAAMSSTAASAPNPSSGAGEDAQAPPLPHSTLEIAGARRGLLSGFASLRAPYRAFPVLASNRHVETIFAAFTRSLPAVKLRRECLRAPDDGAVALDWVCGDDRTLPRDAPVLILLPGLTGGSDDTYVRHMLMRARSKGWRVVVFNSRGCADSPVTTPQFYSASFTGDLRQVIDLVLGRYPQSNVYAVGWSLGANILVRYLGEETDKCPLSGAVSLCNPFNLVIADEDFHKGFNNVYDRALANALRTIFKKHALLFEDMEGEYDIPKAANAKTVRDFDEGLTRVSFGFKSVDDYYSNSSSSDSIKNVCIPLLCIQADNDPIAPSRGIPREDIKANPNCLLIVTPKGGHLGWVAGDEAPFGCPWTDPIVMEYLEYLQNEKNSSTKNDISFEQQGVSEASAPHLTVHVQR